A segment of the Bactrocera neohumeralis isolate Rockhampton chromosome 3, APGP_CSIRO_Bneo_wtdbg2-racon-allhic-juicebox.fasta_v2, whole genome shotgun sequence genome:
CAAATTTTGGATAAAGATTTGGATTtcgatttggaaatttttaccttcgaaaaaatctttagaggtaaaataagatttttttctctgaatatacatacatacatacatatatgatactTTAAGGGGTTAAAACTGATGATGATACATGATTCTTATGCGAACCAGTTCCACAATTTCTATGAAATGTAATTTCACAATTTGTTTTGCTGCCTTCGTTTTCTTTTCAGAATTTGGCTACGCTTTTCAACAAATCGCCTTCGATATGGACATAATCTAGTATTGAAACATATTCCCAATCAATGCATGACCGATGAGGGCAAGAAGCGTtcgcacccacacacacacacactcctaGTGTGTGGGGAGAAGCTGAAAGTGAGGATAAATCAAACCAAATTTCCAAATGCCGTTAGCGCATCGTAAAATCTTTATAAACATTTCTAACACTTTGAAATTCAAAACCAAAGAAAGAAATGTTCGAAGCGATAAACCAAACACTAATGAAGGAATCCTCCATTTGTAAGTGGCCAAAAGTGCGTGACAATTTCGCCGACAATTTTAGATTCCTATTCAATATActtacaaatgtgtgtgtgtgtttgtgttcaTTTGTCTATGTTTCCTTAACTATTCACACATCACTTACGCACTCCTTTAAggctgtgtgtgtatgcataacAAATTGGTAACATATCGCTTTCGTCAATGGCCGCTACCCGCTTCCCTACCCGCTGCAACCCTGCTTGCTCGATCATGCGCGGTGCCGCTTTGGTACTGCGAGCACAAATTCATTTGCCACTGCCGCACTGACAGCTATTCCCCAATTCAATGCCTCTTACCCAGCAGTCCAACAGCCCAGCTACAACGCCAGCAACGCTAGAAAGCGCATATGCGTGCTCTTGCAGGCACCCGGGCCCCAGCGCTAACCTCAATCACACTTCAGATGCACTCGTCTTGGCGCTGAGCTGCTACAGCCACAGATTCACTTGAGTGCAATGCCAGTAACGAATTCATTTTCATGGTCactcaaaaaatgaaattgaaaaattgttaagTACTCTCTTCGCCAGcccttgttgtttttgttgttgttgttattgcaattcCTACTGCATTTGGGGATTGTATAAATATGCGCGCTGGTGAATGTGGCATTCCAATGTGTGAAGTTTACATACAAATGCAAGTGCATTGTGTTGTTGTAGGCTTATATCGGTTTGTTTGCGTAGTTGGCTACAGAGCCGACGGCAATTAAACTCGACACGCTAATCAGCCCTGGTGCTGTACCCCCTTAGAAGGCTGCCTATGGCAAGTGGTGCCGTTGGTGGCAGAGTAGTTGCCCTTTGTGCGCCAACTCTCCGCAGCTCTTTCACAGATATCAGATTTTTACGATGTGTTGATGGATGGCTTCGAGATCAAGCTATATAAACCGTACACtcactcatacatacaaacatcggTATGTGTAATGTATTCAATTTCAGCAGAACTTAGTTGCGGAAGAAATGGGAAATGAAATGGAGTTGAATGCATGCCCAGcataaaaattttgatgaaaataaaataaatctttatttagacaataataaagtaaatttttaatgtaGTAGAGGCCTTTATTTGCAACTTAAAGCTAGACTTAGTGTCAAAGTCAATGCTATTTGTAATGAACTGCttagaaaattgcaaaaaagttcAGATTTAGGTTactatttttccaaatgaaattCGAAGTAGATCCCTTGGGGTAAACTAGGACATTGAccattatattgggtagtcgaaaaagtcttttcgcatatctccagtgctaccaatcacattgtgtcataccatatagtgttgaaaagatgagattttaagcttcatttaaccaaacaaaattaaattcggggaagttgtaAAATAGTTACAGCTgctcaaaaattagtgaaaataatgaagaaattcgctatatttggaaatttttgtataaaaaagagaagaatgccacgcagttcgtgtagcacagcaatggttcgctcgcttccgttctggaaatttcgatttacactgatggaataatgtctctaacggtaaaatggcaaaaagtggtcgatcaaaatttattattataatataaaaaaaacaagttggagtctgattagaaatacaaaaagactttttcgacgaCCCAATATTTCGTTTACAATGGGACAATTTCCTTACAGGGTAACAGCACTACATCGTagtttgtataaattatttgagAAATGTTTGCTGGGAAGATTGCAGCTATAAAAATAAGAGAAATTGAGAATGGAGAAAGCCAAATAACTCTAAATAACTTAATATTAACCTTCACTATTGGAATTAAAGGGttttatgaatatacataagtaaaagttcaaaaagttttgaaaactttcaacTAAAtgatattcaattttaaataacacacttattttcaaaataatttttaatgatttaatgattttttattcgGTTTGATTTGGTTTTGAATGGGCTTGGATCCACatatgttgtttttgcattttttctatACGGaattactatatatttatttttatttacttagaaGCTTACATAATTTACACATAAacactttgcttttgttgtatttgttaattaagcaactaaatttaatttacttaattatcATTACTCAATACCTCTATACTTGTAGTAGTTACAATACCGTTAAGCAGCTGTTAAGCAGTTatacacacatttttattaatatttgtttgcttacaACTTATAGAAAAGCGTGGACGCGGCTCGCCCATATTTCTAAACACACTGAGATACGTTTTTGAACGAACAACATGTTCCGCAGAAACTTACAAATAGCTTAGGCAATAGAAGGAAATTATGATTTACAAGGTATCACGTCCGACTGCAGGGTGGGCGCCACATGTTCGCCATGATGTCTTCCCAAACATTTGCACAAGACTTGATATgatttagaaaacaaaatttacaaaagccGAGTTAACGAAGCGAGTTCATACCAGGCGTACCCGAGCCCCACAATGCAACCGTGGTCATGAGCGTTCGTTGACACCCGctcaaagcaacaaaaagcgaatttttcAATTCTAATTAACTACTTAAAgaatgataataataaattacaaatacaataatttaaCGATCTCCTTCACTAGCTTATGAACTCCTCAGCTTGAGCTGAGCCATTGATTTCCCCATAATACTGATTTCGGCACACtaatgacaataacaacaacgaaaattgaaattcattcaACACTTTAATTGTGTGGACTGCGTGTCTGCGGTGGCATAGACAtcgcctgttgttgttgttggggcaCTTGGTAGGGGCTGAAGCGTTGGAACTGGCGCGGCCGCATATCGGGCGAAGGCGAACCGCCCGACGAGGTTGACGACGGTGTGGATGCCGTTGGCGGTGGTGGTGGAGTGCGGTTGGCTGCAGCCGCTGCAGCGACCGCCTGTGCTTGGGCCTGCGCTTGTGCTTGCGCCTGCACGGCGGCTGCTTGGGCGGCGGCCGCTTGTTGATTGGCACTGGCCAGGAAGCCCGCCGTCAGTTGCGGCCATTGCTGTTGGAACATATGGAATGCGCCGAGACCGGGCGGTGGTGGCGCCTGCTGTGCATACATTTGTGGCATCATCAGCTGAGCGTACGGCGAGTTGCCGCCGAACATTTGCAGATGCTGGCGGGCCTTTTCGAAAATGGCCATCGAGGTGGGATCGACGCCTTGCTGTGCGGCAAATTGTTGCATCAACGGGTCGGGGAAGAGACGCAGCGGTGAGCGCAGTTGCTGTTCCAGCAACAAAGCTTCCATGGGATCGCGATCGAAGTCGGTGAGGCGTGACGAATCGCGGAAACCTTTGGCGAAGGGATTGGAGTCGATTTTCAGTTTGGTGATGAGTTGGTTTTGGTATGCGGTGACTGCCGTGAAGACGGTCTCGGGAAAAACGTAGGTTTTGTGGTCGAGTTCCTGCAATTCCTTGGGGTTTGTTGGAATGCTTTGGCCATGACTGAGGCGCACCAAGTGAATGCGCGGTTGATAGCGGTGCATTGAGTTCAAAACAATCTggaagcaaaagcaaaaacattttGGAAAGTTAGTATTGTAGTTGTGCAATAAGTATAGTATGTTCGTAGGTGGTAAAAATTGTTGTGCTGTTTTAAGTATTATTTCCAGTTGTCTGAGAGCGCGCATGCGCGTTTTTAACTCTACACAGAGCACTGTGGCCTGTGTGTAGCTGAAATAGCTTGTTGGAGAAGCACTCAGCAGCGAACACGTGGAGTAAATAAAATGGTCGTTTGATGGAAGGGGTTGCGGACTGCGCAAAAAAACAGAAATGGCGCTTTATTTGGTTTGCGGAACAGAATTTTAAATTCTCCTTTTGAAATGCAGCAAGTATTTAAGTATGGCTGAATATTCTTACATTGCTTTTAATGAAATGTTTATATTTGGACTGCGAATTAttgaattttccatacaaattatattctgttttattttattattatattttttgaacgtCTGCTTTCTGTTCGCGCGAGACAGCATTTTTGTTAAACTACAACTGCACAACAAACCTCGCATATGTCAGCAACAAGATACTATTCAACTATTCATAAGTACATATAGATTTTGTAGTGATTCAGCACAACACTCACCTGTCCATTCTTATCCATTTCATTATTAGTTAGTTTCACCTTCTCGAAGGAGATAACCTGTTTGCGCAGCGCCTCACAGCTAAATGGACTATCCGGATGCGCATAGAGGCGCGCTGGCGGTGCGGGATCAGCCTTGCCGGCGACTAGCCAAGCCGAGCGATGGTACGCATAGCGATAACGCTTCGAGTCCATCGGTATGATATCGAGTAGCACGGCGTAACGGTCGGCAGGCTGGATCTGTCGCAGCGGTCCGGAGAAGCTGACGCGTACCGTGGGGAACATCCGCCTAtgaaaaaagagtaaaaaataaataaagaattaatgaAACATGCACAATTATGAAAAATCGCTTTTgtgtcgagaatatgatatacgcacatacacatgcacaaatatctatatataataaAGATATGACTATGTTTTATAGCAGCGGAGTGCTGTGATTTTTATTGCCGAGTAATGTATTCGTATTCGTTTGAGCGGGGCATAAGCCTAGGTGCCTAGGCGATAAAATCGAAATGTGTGGGCAAAGTCGCCCAAGTCGCTGGCACCGCAGGTTGCCACACTGTCTGTGAAAGGCCTAAATGGTGGCCGGGCCACTATTGCTGCTATGCCTGTTTGTCTGCGCGAAAATCCTTAAATTTATGCCTTAAATCCTTTCCCCCTACGCACAGCGACACAACCTCGCCTTGCTCATTACACATCCCGCTGTACACTTCTTTGTACCCTTGTTACTCTTAACCATCTTATGGGGATTTTCTCCATTGCTTTGCGCTGTTTGTGTTTCCATTATGCCTTACACCTTTgtttgctgtaaacaaactcaATTGAGGCGTTTTTTCTTCAAGccactttgttattgttgttgctgttgttgttcgctCTTTGTTCACGATTTGTGTGCTGTGTGTTTGTCTGCCTTCACGCCAAGAAGTCAATGACAACTGGCAAGTATCCTGCGGTTTTAATGGTCCTAATACCGCATACAAACACTTAGCTGCACAGTGCAGGCAGCAGCAGCgaagataacaaaaacaacaagcatgGCAACACGGTTGAGCTGATTTGCTGAATTTGggcttgcgtgtgtgtgtgctcatgCACTAGATGACATAACTGAAGCGACAATAACAGAAATACAGAAACAGACGCAGCCGGGCTGGCGTGTGAGGGCGCGGTGTGGCGCGGTGCGTCGTGTCATCGGGGATGAAGCGGCGAAGTGAATGGTTGAATTCGTTACGGGACCGCCCTGATTGTTAGGTGTGATTTTTACAATATCATTAAATGTGAACGCAGGAAACACAGCAGCACATTTGCAtgcggttgtgtgtgtgtgtgcgtctaaCTGCGTGTTGCCAATAAACAAGTTGCGTCGCAGTGTGCGTTTTGCGAAAGTGGCCGGTGGTTGCCTCATTGTTTCGCTCCTGCGTGGCTGCGGTTGTCACATGCTCTGCCGCAGCGATGGCCGCCGAAGCAGAGCACAGCAGAGCAGCGTTGATTTTCGCTTCCTGCTTAGTGGCACAACAACCAGCGCTCCtatttgccacacacacacgctctagttgttgttgcgtttgtgTAACTGGTTTATGCGTTGCGTGTGTGGTCAGCGAAAAAAGAGATCCATTTTATGACAGCACACAACTACTTGGACATAAAAATCGCACGACCGACCCCCtagcgtcgtttgctgtctTCGGGAAATCAAAATgcaaaatacacaaacaaagcaaagcaaaaagacaaaaatgcgagcaaagtgaaaatgaaaaggaaaataatGCGCCTGccgttgtttttgctgttgttgacaATTGCAACGCCCTAAGCATTCCAGAATCCGGCTAAGAGCATTGGTACCGGCCAATTATTGTTGGCAAGATTGATTGTTCGGGACATGTAGGAGCCAACACCTCGTCCTGTTCCATATTCTGACATTTGTGTGGCACACCAACTGTTGGCACTTTTTTGCAATCCGGGTTAGACTGCTCTGCGAAGAACCCACACACAGTTTCTGGGAAATGTAAGGTGCTGGTGTTCGAAACCTTCAATtgtcttttgtagtttttattagaagaaaattgcaaaaattaggTTTTGTTTTCTAAATTACTTGGAAAGTTGGAAATATTTGTGAAGATGTGGAATATGTGTGAAATGTGTGAACGAGCCTTGCAGGCTAATATATGTGTCTGAAATTGCGGTGGAACCATTGAAATGTTGCAAGTTCATTGCAACACATCAATTGTCGTTCTCTATGGCACCTCATTACGCACAACTTatgtttttgcttgtttttctaCCATTTCCACTGTCAAAGTTGACTTCTTCAAATCGAGTCTTATGCTGAGCCACAACTCGGGCATACTTTCTTCCAGCCGCGAAAATGTTTAACAAGAAATATGCTTTTAGCGCACCATTTACCACACAGCGGTGGGTCCTTACGGTGACTTTCCCGCCGTTATTATTTGCTGGTGTATTAATTCGAAAGAGAAAAGGATTAAAATGTGTTGCCACATGCGAACCCGTCACCACGAAACCTTCTGAtcgtattttttgttgttgtttatttttcttgttatcCGTTGCCGTTAATCTACTCACATTACAAggtaatttgttataaaataaagcaaataagcgcagagaaaatacaaataaatgcaGCAAACGAAACGAAGGAGTTTATTTCCCCCCGGAATTAGGAACCATTTGCTGCACAACAAAAGCGTCTAGTGGAGTGTTTATTGCCACAAACGCAACATGACGCTGCCGCGCAGCGCGCAGACTGAATTGTCGCCTGTTTGCAGCTTTACAGCTGGTGTAAGCGTTGCAACGGCGGTCGCTGACTGTGCCCCCGTGTTGCGGCAACAAACCGCACTAATGCAGCATTTGCATGTCTGCTCAAAATACATGCAACAACCGATCGCAAGTGTACAATTTGTAAATGCACATGTACGTAGCTTTGTAATAAAGACTCATACAATATTTAAACGGCTCGGACTATGGACATGTCTCCGCGGCTGTGTGAGAAGCCAACCGCGACACTTAACCACCAGCTATGTAGCTATTGTTACGCCGTAGCTGCCCCCAAACAGTATACTAGTTTATGTTTTCGTAAAATTATgctttcaaaaatgtatttttcgtGAACATACCTGCCGGTTTTGGTGATAATCATCTCGGTGCCCAGCTCATGAAAGCGATCCCACAGCTCCTTTGTCTCCAAATGGCACTGCACTGGCTTGAGTTCATCACAGTTGCAGGAGCCGACGATTTTTGGTGTCTTCTGTACGGGTTCGGGGGTCAGGCGCTCCTCCGTGTCGGAGCCAGGCGATTGTGGTGGTGTGGAGCGGCCCTGACTGCTGGTTGTGCTGCTGTTTAGGTGATTTTGGGACGAGCTGCTGTTATTATGGTTgtggctgttgctgttgttgttgttgctgtggctgTTACTGTGATGCAGGCGGCGCACTTTCGCCGGTGGTGCCTCCTCCGAGTCGCTGCAATCGACCACATCCACGTCCACCTCATCCTCGACAGAGATGGGACCTACAAAACGGTAGAGAGAAAAGCGAAAAGTGGGTTAAAGGCATTATAAAAGTATAagcagttaaaaatatattaaatttgttagtGTGaatgaaaacacaatttttttttaattataaattaatagtcgaacattaaaaaaactatttgttaaatattttttcgcttcacaaatatcatttaatacacacacacacaggcatacgCGACGTATAGAAAATCTGAAAATCAATGCAGCGTTAAGTAATGATTACCCGCTTTTAATTACTTGGTAAATTGTCAAGTGTAGCAGCATTTCAAGCCAACTGCACTTGTTGCTGtcatataaatttcaattatttataattgtGCTAAATGCACtggcaacggcaacggcaacggcaacagcaacagcaacaataaaaacgcaATAACTGCATAGATGAAATAACATTAATTATAGCAGTAAAAACCAACGTCAGCAACAGACATAaaaatactacaacaacaaatattatatgataattattgttttcacatatttttttttgtttttgcatgttGCAAAACTGCATGTGTGCGCGAGTTAAGTGCGTTTTATGGCCGCTTTTGCATAGGCGACTGTGGACGCGGTTTCACGAAGGCATTGTGGACGTTGCGTAAATGAATAATGCTCgatgtttttgctatttttataagGTGTGAAGTTCATTAGAGCAGAAAAAGTTGGAGACATGATTTACCTCCGTTCAAAAGTGCGCAATTCAGCTTTTTCTTTATCAACACAGGCGGTTCTTATAGTCAACAAACTACTAATTTGTATAAGAAAgcgtatgttgttgttgttgttgaggtaCAAAGTGATACAAATGCTGCGGTGTATTTTTAGTATTTGAATAGGACTTTAACATGGGATTAGAATTTTAATCAATCTTAATATCATCCGGTTTACGATTTATTTgcgtttttatttcaattaaattgctttcataacaaaatatattttttttgaaaattacactttttaatcgaactaaataaaaacatattttacaagACTTTAACGTTATTAACAAAAATCTATTATATGTTtagatataaattataattaatttttttaaaaataatttaattaattatttaaaaaaaaattaattatagttAGAGTCGTAACTGTCGATTTCGCCAtcgttttgtttaaatttttgatacaataatttaattatttatctaattataattaatttttttttaatttaattttaattggataaataattaaagaattaaattattaaaaaaagttaattataattagaaaaaattaattataattgtacatatgtatgtatatgtatataggttcAAATTTCAGTTAACAAAATTATTGGTTTTTATAGCCATATTTTagcaatttaaatttcaaatgtaAAAACGCTCATATTAATATTCAGTTATTGTCTAGTTTGCATATCATTTGATAACTGAGCTAGCCGACGCCGTTAGGGTTAGAGTTAGCGGACTAGTTACATATCATAGTAGTCTTAGCTAAAAAAGGAGTCAGAGTCAGAGGAAGACGACGATATCTATTTGggtctcttcgactaaacaagCTCAACACAAAAGTTTTAGTTCGAatacacaattaaaaatatgaaagatttgaaattattaacagaaaatttaagtataagaaataatttatacaaataccTAATGTAATCATTTACTATACATTTTTGCATACCCAAAACCATCTATCTCACCACACTAACTACAAAAGAATCACAACtcaagaattttcaaaatcaatttttttcatattgggtagttgaaaaagtcttttcatattttgtcaatagatgtcgttgcagtcgtgaAAGGGGAGACtctaagcttcatttaactaaaaaaattaaattcgaggaagttgaaaaaaagttacagcagttcaaaaattagtgaaggtaatgaaaaaattcgatatatttttaaatttttgtataaaaacgggAAGAAATATTATCTCAAGTCTTAATAGCTGGAAAATCTTTGCTAAGtcaatttttgcattaattgaGTCTTCTGCCTcctaaatattttccatatttcgAACTGTGACTCTCATCTCAAAGTCTCATTTCTCTTTTTGATTTTCAGTTAAGTTAACTTGTTTAGCTTCATCCGAAGAGCAGCTCATCGTTTAGCTTTCTTATTGCTTATcgcaatttgaaatttattgccAATATGAATTTAGCTTTTAATCAAAAGGTGTTAAAATGCTGAATGAGCTTGGGCGATGCAATTAGCCAAGTCCGTCTGTGAGCAATtcgaataaattataatattattaattattgagCTAATCAGCCGCTTAATATACAGATGTACAACTTGAACCACATCAacaatatgcatattttattaaaaatatcaacaaaacgATGCCGAAACCGGCAGCTACGACTCAAGCGCTCGGCGCTTCCAAGCATATGCCACAAATTAACACAAACATTAGCGACAGAcagaatatattcatatttttgtttaaatctatatgcacaaaataaattatatgcacacacacacgctggCACAATCATTCGCTGATAGTAAACTTGATGAAATTAAATGTGTTTGCTGAGGTCATTAGCATAATTATGGACTTTTGTCAGCTGGTTGTTTATAGCGCCGCAGCAAAACTAATAACAAACAATAAACAAGAAGTTGAGAAAATCTTTAATAGAAAAGTTTCAAAAGCCTTTCAGAGATGCAAATATAATTGACTGTCGTCTTTTTGCTCGCCAGCATTTGTCTGCTGTTTTGACCAAATCATCTCGCTAGCCATTGATTTGCAAGATCTAACACTACCCATAGGCACTAACTAAGGTGCTGCAAACATGTGCAACTGCGC
Coding sequences within it:
- the LOC126752811 gene encoding T-box protein H15, with amino-acid sequence MLVGSHPYLCNGVLPPTVPNAAAAAAAAAAAAAAVANSNANSPSQTQTTAASKNAAGSATDFSIAAIMAREDASSRESSVRSASPISVEDEVDVDVVDCSDSEEAPPAKVRRLHHSNSHSNNNNSNSHNHNNSSSSQNHLNSSTTSSQGRSTPPQSPGSDTEERLTPEPVQKTPKIVGSCNCDELKPVQCHLETKELWDRFHELGTEMIITKTGRRMFPTVRVSFSGPLRQIQPADRYAVLLDIIPMDSKRYRYAYHRSAWLVAGKADPAPPARLYAHPDSPFSCEALRKQVISFEKVKLTNNEMDKNGQIVLNSMHRYQPRIHLVRLSHGQSIPTNPKELQELDHKTYVFPETVFTAVTAYQNQLITKLKIDSNPFAKGFRDSSRLTDFDRDPMEALLLEQQLRSPLRLFPDPLMQQFAAQQGVDPTSMAIFEKARQHLQMFGGNSPYAQLMMPQMYAQQAPPPPGLGAFHMFQQQWPQLTAGFLASANQQAAAAQAAAVQAQAQAQAQAQAVAAAAAANRTPPPPPTASTPSSTSSGGSPSPDMRPRQFQRFSPYQVPQQQQQAMSMPPQTRSPHN